Proteins encoded in a region of the Sparus aurata chromosome 6, fSpaAur1.1, whole genome shotgun sequence genome:
- the wnk2 gene encoding serine/threonine-protein kinase WNK2 isoform X1, with product MDSAEDSRKDPPLGSTFSSAPNLDSDINANARRPVYENGTDHNVNIQNAALRGASDPSAYPSTDYQGLIRQRFIRRSLWVSDSEEQQPDTPECVNSTPVLTIDLRSIVDRNRTRALQVPRLGLGETSSTEGQVGLKDSATESVSVDEDKGDRGETEPKAEVAPSDVTGKAGSDENEEEPGMKAVSTSPGGRFLKFDIELGRGSFKTVYKGLDTDTWVEVAWCELQERKLSKAERQRFKEEAEMLKALQHPNIVRFYDFWESPVKGKKCIVLVTELMTSGTLKTYLKRFKVMKPKVLRSWCRQILKGLHFLHTRTPPIIHRDLKCDNIFITGPTGSVKIGDLGLATLKRASFAKSVIGTPEFMAPEMYEEHYDEAVDVYAFGMCMLEMATSEYPYSECQNAAQIYRKVTSGVKPASYGKVSDPEIKEIIGECICHRWEERYSIKDLLNHAFFAEDTGVRVELNEEDDGKKSTIALKLWVEDPKKLKGKYKDTGAIEFTFDLVSEVPEVVAQEMVESGFFLDCDVKIVGKSIRDRVALIKWRRERTVSPGNGEVAVKKTQQNLLQVPGPGVPQAATLAATDYEDQEVEQQTLICAVPATTAATSDSGVSSTMQLDDLNNQQNGPYHSLPEPISTAQTIYSPPAQADLQLYQGSYQQPTAQAAHENYTHASTQFHQGAYQQTTGQLYPGADQQPAAQLHQGPYQSQTRHYSDPFVCLDNLLITESAMCFRRGSTSLVEMLRCRKHSLTKTMNPSACVCPSQDVASTKSKENADYPSSKSAQNPSLLSPLLSPNQHFHHDSASHFNSPLLPLNLQPASEHRLSVPRSPQPHHHCKACMSLLLRDRTKGGGSLGHTHIRSLSASAQFTPVSKPDSPTSPHRASSPTVNLPPLLSSPSPPPSNSQPTLLTSPSHLSPPSQVTLPRSLYEGGDLTLLNHCLQHIVSRRTSSPSLSANHPMHSHGEVRGCTSSVAEHIDKRQSLDVPFFYRPNLDRNPLLPPYDSEGRPDPLTVSAPPTPAPIVHQSRPTAQSFPAAAPTLQPQPTAQPSQEQLFSADQPTSHLSPPDISTSFPQSVSTAPPPLLPLQISTQFPSPYHVVQTGDIRPPPFPTGPLPCAYSCTGPPMSSSRYPPSPHHPSLPLTPHAAYASIPTLGTPQTPLSTPQHVPNVALPFPLLAMSPAVPQQQGGHFTSQTNLGSFHSTHPLPLSQVQPTPYPVPYPEQELAEQPVQAIAPQGNLGDVHLLAAVHPAVQTAFWGSGGEAETTAAGIDLSVTPAVPAPASISVSATVQVETQAPAQTPALVPAQKQSLAPVSAHAAAMPDTPASAPMQVQTAGQAQALVQAPVSASGHTFEPPKSSSTISDTSSAVGEPKLSVPGLASAPVPVTLPASVQSAAPAHAPAPVAASVPAPALQPAGIQSAVSVSECASLATTQQNIESTSASSSLQQEPCVEDVLQEKPLCLPSYTYDSLNSDVASGKETSDGYDSLASGGKGDGKPRKHHRKSARTRSRQEKTSKPKLSMLNVCNTGDKMVECQLETHNHKMVTFKFDLDGDAPEEIATYMVENGFILLLEKEIFIDQLKDIVDKAEDMLNEDTEGERASTLSCSPQQGQIAEGQVGESQQPGGPQPVYQQNGKRWFIICPVEETPTSSQDTPSDATTTQSPGSSATTQPADSGTARPTVSREEGSSSTMSGGSGGFTYDVYGFCSPPIMSNTDPLLLATLSPPVSAPPTLQSMSSVEPAGSSVQPSVHQAQPARAQTLPPSSPHTSFPVDESQGSPLGSISPVHAAQQMPDMTCPVSIADEVPCCPLVMPLSLDVGSLQGGSPLTPLPLQEQGSAKEPLSVSYASAARSERPQQPVVLHQPFSSVGGTKVPSLPQSPAPSQHGAGPSESDGEGRLGRGGFVDSTIKTLDEKLRNLLYQEYAPMYPSGSAAETPGSGTEYIQSPPGPDSATGGSGNSTPGPMGEGRYRGGEQLPQIPERMDSLSTLSDSAVCASLSRRHVPHSASCSGTRGRFKIISVPPEVANRRDVKQRSWSSAASPAHPTGFSVDHVQAEAMTASTTIGRFSVVSTEDDITQRTRCSRYSAPPDFYLDTPPSMAKRGSVPRALTSPSVPVDVTVHARFLSSDSGAESSPAKLTSATPSHTHTRSERRGSDLMKRAVAFLRRSGRSSSVQSSDSPSRHGGVHGSAYASSDNDSEMEDSDMKRELQRLREKHLREISELQANQRGEVELLYRRLGKAPPPGLGLSHTAPHAGRRKRSSKHRLKPGKLLSPLVQQFRNVTTKSGDSSKSSAATGTSEPTVSLNGSPAKGSFPTHSRARSCTSHLPSSTSEPVQTQQPCSLKGSLSSDNIYAGLHGDGRGTHAPPGQGWSNYPQTSERVTYKSSSKPRARFLSGPVSLSIWSTLKRLCLGKERGHRSGAGPGPFNQSQQPPTGATPPAHQPVMGLAQAQANNSNNKTGTYTGTSMSANENNLPEDLQRLMDDWAQEVLIVTHRPRTNSLSISGQQLWDQAVPRTHGPLASASDVSSWTAAGPEACSLSLSWPDSPGYTTRPHPSHQRYSPTPFRARSFPLSVSQWPGFLFPLPSGVFAFPALPSSQDAPNPIPAPSYQPLDPKARTL from the exons GAACGGAAACTGTCCAAAGCTGAGAGGCAGCGGTTCAAAGAGGAGGCCGAGATGTTAAAGGCTCTGCAGCACCCAAACATCGTGCGGTTTTATGACTTCTGGGAGTCCCCGGTAAAAGGGAAGAAGTGCATCGTTCTGGTGACAGAGCTAATGACCTCAGGGACACTCAAAAC GTATCTGAAGCGCTTCAAGGTGATGAAGCCTAAAGTCCTCCGGAGCTGGTGCAGGCAGATCCTCAAAGGCCTCCACTTCCTCCACACGAGGACTCCTCCAATCATCCACCGAGACCTCAAGTGTGACAACATCTTCATCACAGGTCCTACAGGCTCTGTGAAGATAGGAGACCTGGGCCTGGCAACACTGAAGAGGGCCTCGTTTGCTAAAAGTGTTATCG GCACTCCAGAGTTCATGGCCCCAGAGATGTATGAGGAGCACTATGATGAGGCCGTGGATGTGTACGCCTTTGGGATGTGTATGCTGGAGATGGCCACCTCAGAATACCCCTATTCTGAGTGTCAAAACGCCGCTCAGATCTACCGCAAAGTCACCAGC GGGGTGAAACCTGCCAGTTATGGTAAAGTCAGTGACCCAGAAATCAAGGAAATAATCGGGGAATGTATCTGTCACAGATGGGAAGAAAG GTACTCCATCAAGGATCTCCTGAATCATGCATTCTTTGCAGAGGATACAGGTGTGAGGGTGGAGCTCAATGAGGAGGACGATGGGAAGAAATCAACCATTGCTCTGAAGCTGTGGGTTGAAGATCCTAAAAAGCTGAAGGGGAAGTACAAGGACACCGGTGCCATTGAGTTTACCTTTGACTTGGTGAGCGAGGTGCCGGAGGTCGTTGCCCAGGAGATG GTGGAATCAGGTTTTTTCCTGGACTGTGATGTGAAGATAGTTGGGAAGTCCATCCGGGACCGTGTGGCTCTCATCAAATGGAGGAGAGAGCGAACTGTATCGCCAGGAAATGGCGAGGTAGCTGTGAAGAAGACGCAGcagaacctgctgcaggtgcCCGGCCCTGGTGTACCACAGGCAGCCACATTAGCTGCGACAGATTATGAGGATCAAGAGGTGGAGCAGCAGACCCTGATCTGCGCCGTGCCAGCCACCACGGCTGCCACAT CTGACAGTGGCGTGAGCTCGACCATGCAATTAGATGATCTGAACAATCAGCAAAATGGCCCCTACCACTCGCTTCCAGAGCCTATTTCCACAGCCCAGACGATCTACAGTCCTCCTGCGCAGGCTGACCTTCAGCTATACCAGGGGTCCTACCAGCAACCCACAGCACAGGCCGCACATGAAAACTACACACACGCGTCCACTCAGTTTCACCAGGGAGCCTACCAGCAAACCACAGGTCAGCTGTATCCAGGGGCCGATCAACAACCCGCTGCACAACTGCACCAGGGGCCTTATCAGTCTCAAACA CGTCACTACAGTGATCCCTTTGTATGCCTTGACAACCTGCTCATCACTGAGAGTGCAATGTGTTTCAGGCGTGGAAGCACCTCCCTGGTTGAGATGTTACGCTGTAGGAAACACTCTCTCACTAAGACAATGAATCCgagtgcctgtgtgtgtccgtcACAGGATGTGGCTTCGACAAAAAGCAAAGAGAACGCAGACTACCCTTCCTCTAAGTCTGCCCAGAATCCATCCCTGTTGTCTCCCCTCTTGTCTCCAAATCAACACTTTCATCATGACTCAGCAAGTCATTTCAATTCacctctccttcctctgaaTTTACAACCTGCCTCGGAGCACCGTCTGAGTGTCCCTCGCAGCCCGCAGCCCCACCACCACTGCAAGGCTTGTATGTCTCTCCTTCTGAGGGATAGGACAAAGGGAGGAGGATCTCTgggacacacacatatacgctCATTATCTGCATCCGCTCAGTTTACACCAGTCTCTAAGCCAGACTCACCCACATCCCCCCACCGAGCAAGTTCTCCTACAGTCAATCTACCTCCTCTTTTGTCCTCGCCCTCTCCCCCGCCTTCAAACAGTCAACCAACCCTGCTGACTTCTCCTTCACATCTGTCCCCACCCTCACAAGTTACACTCCCACGGAGTTTGTACGAAGGTGGAGATCTCACTCTTCTCAACCACTGTCTCCAGCACATCGTCAGTCGCAGGACCAGTTCCCCCAGCCTCTCTGCTAATCATCCAATGCACAGCCATGGGGAGGTTCGGGGTTGTACCTCCTCTGTAGCCGAGCACATAGACAAGAGGCAGAGTCTGGATGTCCCGTTCTTTTATAGACCAAATCTGGACAGGAATCCGCTGTTACCACCATATGACAGTGAAGGCAGACCAGATCCACTG ACAGTTTCAGCTCCACCTACGCCGGCCCCTATTGTGCACCAGAGCAGACCGACAGCACAGAGCTTCCCAGCTGCAGCCCCCACCCTACAGCCGCAGCCCACTGCCCAACCCAGCCAGGAGCAG CTGTTTTCTGCTGACCAGCCTACATCTCACCTGAGTCCTCCTGACATTTCGACCAGTTTCCCACAGTCAGTCTCCACTGCTCCTCCCCCACTCCTGCCCCTGCAGATCAGCACACAG TTTCCCTCACCATATCACGTTGTTCAAACAGGGGACATTAGGCCCCCTCCCTTCCCCACAGGTCCTCTGCCATGTGCCTACAGCTGCACTGGCCCTCCTATGTCTAGCTCCCGCTACCCACCATCACCccaccatccctccctccctctgacCCCTCATGCTGCGTATGCCTCTATACCTACTCTCGGAACCCCTCAGACCCCCCTGTCCACTCCTCAGCACGTGCCCAATGTGGCACTCCCTTTTCCGCTCCTTGCCATGTCCCCGGCTGTGCCCCAGCAGCAGGGCGGCCATTTCACATCTCAGACAAACCTCGGTAGCTTCCATTCCACCCATCCCTTACCTCTCTCCCAGGTACAACCCACCCCATACCCTGTCCCCTACCCTGAGCAGGAACTGGCTGAGCAGCCTGTCCAG GCGATTGCACCACAGGGGAATTTGGGAGATGTTCACCTTTTGGCTGCAGTCCACCCTGCTGTTCAGACTGCTTTCTGGGGAAGtggaggagaggcagaaacaACTGCAGCTGGCATAGACTTATCTGTAACCCCTGCAGTTCCAGCCCCAGCCTCAATCTCAGTATCGGCTACAGTCCAAGTAGAAACTCAAGCCCCAGCACAAACTCCAGCTCTGGTCCcagcacaaaaacaatcacTGGCTCCTGTATCAGCTCATGCTGCAGCCATGCCTGACACTCCAGCTTCAGCCCCAATGCAAGTTCAAACAGCGGGGCAAGCTCAAGCTCTGGTTCAAGCACCAGTCTCCGCATCAGGTCACACTTTTGAACCACCAAAAAGCTCATCTACAATCTCCGACACATCGTCTGCAGTTGGTGAACCCAAACTCTCAGTCCCAGGTTTAGCCTCGGCCCCAGTCCCTGTCACGTTGCCAGCCTCAGTTCAGTCTGCAGCCCCTGCTCACGCTCCAGCTCCTGTCGCAGCTTCAGTCCCAGCTCCAGCTCTGCAGCCCGCTGGCATCCAATCAGCAGTCTCAGTGTCTGAGTGTGCCAGCCTGGCCACAACTCAGCAAAACATCGAGTCGACATCTGCATCCAGTTCCCTCCAACAAGAGCCCTGTGTAGAG GATGTGCTTCAGGAAAAGCCCCTGTGTTTGCCCAGTTACACCTATGACAG TCTCAACTCAGATGTGGCATCCGGTAAGGAAACAAGCGACGGCTATGACAGCCTTGCGAGTGGAGGGAAGGGAGACGGAAAACCGAGGAAACACCACCGCAAGTCTGCCCGCACACGTTCCCGGCAAGAAAAGACCAGCAAGCCCAAACTGAGCATGCTCAAT GTTTGCAACACTGGTGATAAAATGGTCGAATGCCAGCTGGAGACTCACAACCACAAAATGGTGACATTTAAGTTTGATCTTGATGGAGATGCTCCGGAGGAAATTGCAACTTACATG GTGGAGAATGGCTTTATCCTGCTGTTGGAGAAGGAGATCTTCATCGACCAGCTGAAGGACATTGTGGATAAAGCTGAAGACATGCTGAATGAAGACACGGAGGGTGAAAGGGCCTCCACCTTGAGTTGTAGTCCTCAACAAGGCCAAATTGCTGAAGGGCAGGTCGGAGAG AGTCAGCAGCCTGGAGGACCTCAGCCTGTCTATCAGCAGAATG GGAAGAGATGGTTCATTATCTGCCCTGTGGAGGAGACGCCCACATCCAGCCAGGACACCCCATCTGATGCCACAACTACTCAGTCACCAGGGAGTTCGGCCACCACCCAGCCTGCTGACAGTGGCACCGCGAGGCCTACTGTATCCAGAG AAGAGGGGTCATCCTCCACGATGTCTGGTGGAAGTGGAGGCTTCACCTACGATGTTTACGGATTCTGTAGCCCTCCGATAATGTCCAACACAGACCCTCTTCTATTAGCCACTCTGTCTCCCCCTGTGTCCGCTCCCCCAACCCTTCAGTCGATGTCGTCCGTGGAGCCTGCAGGCAGCTCAGTGCAGCCCAGTGTTCACCAGGCTCAGCCAGCCAGAGCTCAAACTTTGCCCCCATCGTCCCCACATACGTCTTTTCCAGTGGATGAGTCACAGGGATCCCCTTTGGGTTCCATCTCCCCAGTCCATGCAGCTCAGCAGATGCCCGACATGACGTGTCCGGTTTCAATAGCTGACGAGGTGCCCTGCTGCCCTCTGGTCATGCCCCTGTCTCTGGATGTGGGCAGTTTACAGGGGGGGTCTCCTCTCACTCCTCTTCCACTGCAGGAGCAAGGTTCTGCCAAAGAGCCGCTGTCCGTCTCCTACGCCTCTGCAGCACGGAGCGAGCGTCCACAGCAGCCCGTGGTGCTCCACCAGCCTTTTTCCAGCGTGGGAGGGACCAAGGTGCCCTCGTTACCCCAGAGCCCAGCGCCATCCCAGCACGGAGCAGGGCCCAGCGAGTCAGATGGCGAAGGAAGGCTGGGCAGAGGGGGCTTTGTAGACAGCACCATAAAAACACTGGATGAGAAACTAAGAAACTTGCTGTACCAGGAATACGCTCCCATGTATCCATCAGGCAGTGCTGCAGAGACACCAGGCTCCGGCACCGAGTACATCCAGTCTCCTCCTGGTCCGGACAGCGCCACAGGAGGGTCGGGGAACAGCACGCCGGGGCCAATGGGGGAGGGACGctacagaggaggagaacagcTG CCTCAAATTCCAGAGCGAATGGATAGTTTGAGCACACTGAGTGACTCAGCCGTGTGTG CTTCCCTCTCGAGAAGACACGTTCCTCATTCTGCTTCCTGCTCGGGAACAAGAGGCCGATTTAAG ATAATCTCTGTTCCTCCTGAAGTGGCCAACCGACGAGATGTGAAacagaggagctggagcagcGCCGCCTCGCCGGCACACCCCACAGGCTTCAGTGTGGACCATGTTCAGGCTGAGGCCATGACCGCCTCCACCACCATCGGCCGCTTCTCTGTGGTGAGCACAgaagatgacatcacacagaggACACGCTGCAGCCGCTACTCTGCCCCGCCTGATTTCTACCTGGACACACCTCCATCCATGGCCAAGCGGGGCTCAGTGCCCCGCGCCCTGACCTCGCCCTCTGTCCCCGTGGACGTTACGGTCCACGCTCGTTTCCTCTCTTCAGACTCAGGGGCTGAGAGCAGCCCTGCCAAGCTGACGTCGGCCACcccgtctcacacacacacacgctctgaGCGCAGAGGAAGCGACCTCATGAAGAGAGCAGTGGCCTTCCTCCGTCGCTCAGGGCGCAGCAGCAGCGTGCAGAGCTCTGACTCACCCAGCAGGCACGGAGGTGTGCACGGCTCAGCCTATGCCAGCAGTGATAATGACTCAGAAATGGAGGACTCGGACATGAAGAGGGAACTACAGAGACTCAGGGAGAA ACATCTGAGGGAGATCTCTGAGCTGCAGGCCAATCAGCGAGGTGAAGTGGAGCTGCTGTACCGCCGGCTTGGCAAAGCCCCTCCTCCTGGCCTGGGTCTGTCACACACTGCACCGCATGCCGGACGCAGGAAGAGGTCCAGCAAACACAGACTGAAGCCCGGCAAACTCCTCAGCCCTCTGGTCCAACAGTTTAGAAATGTCACAACCAAAAGTGGTGACTCCAGCAAATCCA gtgctgcCACAGGTACAAGTGAGCCCACAGTGAGTCTAAACGGCTCCCCGGCAAAAGGGTCTTTCCCCACTCACAGCAGGGCCCGCTCATGCACCAGCCACCTTCCCAGCTCCACCTCGGAGCCGGTGCAGACTCAGCAGCCCTGCTCCCTCAAGGGCTCATTGTCCTCTGATAATATTTACGCTGGACTACACGGAGACGGCCGCGGCACCCATGCTCCACCCGGACAAG GCTGGTCTAATTACCCTCAAACATCTGAGAGAGTGACCTATAAATCGAGTAGCAAGCCACGAGCTAGATTTCTCAGTGGGCCTGTGTCTTTGTCTATCT GGTCAACGCTGAAGCGACTGTGTCTCGGCAAAGAGCGTGGCCACA GGTCTGGAGCCGGGCCAGGGCCTTTCAATCAATCACAGCAGCCACCTACTGGTGCAACACCTCCCGCTCATCAGCCAGTGATGGGCCTTGCCCAAGCACAGGccaataacagcaacaacaagacAGGCACATACACTGGCACATCCATGAGTGCCAATGAAAACAACCTGCCTGAGGACTTGCAGCGGCTGATGGATGACTGGGCGCAGGAGGTTCTTATCGTCACCCACAGGCCGCGCACTAACTCCCTGAGCATCAGCGGGCAGCAGCTCTGGGATCAGGCTGTGCCTCGAACACACGGACCACTGGCTAGTGCTTCAGAT GTATCATCATGGACAGCCGCAGGTCCAGAGGCCTGCAGTCTTTCCCTGTCATGGCCTGACAGCCCTGGCTACACCACAAGGCCCCATCCCAGCCATCAGCGATACTCTCCCACTCCATTCAGGGCCAggtccttccctctctctgttagCCAGTGGCCTGGGTTTCTCTTCCCCCTTCCTTCAGGAGTCTTTGCCTTTCCTGCTTTGCCCTCATCCCAGGATGCCCCCAACCCAATTCCAGCTCCATCATATCAGCCGCTGGACCCCAAAGCCAGGACTCTCTAA